In a genomic window of Siniperca chuatsi isolate FFG_IHB_CAS linkage group LG1, ASM2008510v1, whole genome shotgun sequence:
- the cdkn1ca gene encoding cyclin-dependent kinase inhibitor 1Ca has translation MNTIRSRESVCRSLFGPVDHDQLRRDLKLKLKEITEQDSRRWNFNFQTETPLPGRFQWEEIPADCAAAPYQESAQLKDAVCLSTTEDGVTLSDREESAGNDQENCSSISNTRKCPAEVTPVRRKRTLSKPAAKPRNNARITDFFAKRRRTTETKSLLNPFQTSSSEAALCKTIR, from the exons ATGAATACCATCAGGAGCAGAGAGTCGGTTTGCAGGAGTCTGTTTGGCCCGGTGGACCACGACCAGTTGCGTCGGGACTTGAAGCTGAAGCTGAAGGAGATCACTGAGCAGGACAGCCGCCGCTGGAACTTTAACTTCCAGACTGAGACGCCGCTGCCAGGCAGGTTTCAGTGGGAGGAAATACCCGCAGACTGCGCTGCTGCTCCCTATCAGGAGTCCGCACAGCTGAAGGACGCTGTCTGCCTTTCAACCACGGAGGATGGTGTCACACTGAGCGACCGTGAAGAAAGCGCAGGGAACGACCAGGAGAACTGCTCCAGCATCTCCAACACACGCAAGTGTCCCGCTGAAGTGACGCCCGTCCGGAGGAAGAGGACGCTCTCAAAACCTGCAGCCAAGCCCAGAAACAACGCGCGAATTACAG ATTTTTTCGCAAAGAGAAGGAGGACGACAGAAACCAAGAGCCTCCTGAATCCTTTCCAGACAAGTTCCAGTGAAGCAGCTCTGTGCAAAACAATAAGATAA